The proteins below come from a single Stigmatopora argus isolate UIUO_Sarg chromosome 11, RoL_Sarg_1.0, whole genome shotgun sequence genomic window:
- the etaa1b gene encoding uncharacterized protein etaa1b — MSDPRVLSTVTASSSVLDTNGSPSKIGHRKCQEKKNLDAPSTTSCKELQSPPHRGYSRPFELNHGYSPGDVDPSQDIVWDSTSPTHPGGLLKNVQHIEIADIVNRIAPKETKTQGSRSALWQWIGDSPTSLTPERPKTGLRKKSIRQNGVDDLIKLARKFDKYMEQDKEASMQPSENDNHEINKTPAETSSSLNQTEAALQPLFDSSTQKVSGGLSPTSSKSSQDPSQVSRLTSGPKNINDDFDDDWENDDMLDDPSLLALIHNPDRGAGPVRRSARGSLREMCPKVKPALRSTFKLNPKPHLQSPKIDISEWDDCADDVLFYQACDNLESLSQTAESSTTPLPIRQMSPAIRKSPRGFIRSNSLPGKTVKTHQEWDHPMSTSLPAAESSQVAFKRSVGNTRDKNRKALVTNQMAAKCSAIEIERKKQEALARRRQRMQNTQKL, encoded by the exons ATGTCCGACCCGAGGGTGCTGTCCACCGTTACCGCTTCATCATCAGTCCTCGACACTAATGGGTCTCCGTCTAAAATTGGTCACAGAAAATGTCAGGAAAAGAAGAACCTCGACGCTCCGTCAACGACGTCTTGCAAAG AATTGCAGAGTCCTCCTCACCGAGGTTACAGCAGACCTTTTGAACTGAATCATGGGTATTCTCCAGGTGATGTGGACCCGTCCCAAGACATTGTCTGGGACTCCACGTCACCCACACATCCAG GGGGACTGCTGAAAAATGTCCAACACATAGAAATAGCAGACATTGTCAATCGCATTGCGCCAAAG gAGACAAAAACACAAGGGTCACGGTCAGCTCTGTGGCAGTGGATCGGTGACAGTCCCACATCATTGACACCTGAGAGACCCAAAACCGGACTGAGAAAGAAGTCCATTCG GCAGAACGGTGTGGACGACCTCATAAAATTGGCGCGGAAGTTTGACAAGTACATGGAGCAGGACAAGGAGGCGTCGATGCAGCCGAGTGAAAATGATAACCATGAAATCAACAAAACCCCAGCAGAAACGTCGTCTTCACTAAACCAAACTGAGGCTGCGCTGCAACCCCTTTTTGACTCATCCACTCAGAAAGTCAGCGGAGGCCTCAGCCCGACTTCCTCCAAATCCTCTCAGGATCCAAGTCAGGTCAGCAGGCTCACTTCCGGTCCCAAGAATATCAATGACGACTTTGACGACGACTGGGAGAATGATGACATGCTCGACGATCCTTCTTTGCTGGCCCTGATACATAATCCCGACCGAGGCGCTGGTCCGGTTCGGCGTTCTGCTCGGGGCAGCCTGCGGGAAATGTGTCCAAAAGTCAAGCCCGCTCTCAGAAGCACTTTCAAGTTGAACCCCAAGCCTCATTTACAGTCCCCCAAAATAGACATTTCCGAATGGGATGACTGTGCCGACGATGTGCTCTTTTACCAGGCGTGCGACAATTTGGAGAGTCTCTCACAAACGGCTGAAAGCAGCACCACACCTCTGCCTATCCGCCAAATGTCGCCCGCTATCAGGAAGTCACCGCGTGGTTTTATTCGTTCCAATTCATTGCCGGGGAAAACTGTGAAGACCCACCAAGAGTGGGACCATCCGATGTCTACGAGTCTCCCAGCTGCTGAATCATCGCAGGTGGCCTTCAAGAGGAGCGTGGGCAATACAAGGGACAAGAACAGAAAAG CGTTAGTCACCAACCAGATGGCGGCCAAATGCTCTGCAATCGAAATCGAACGCAAGAAGCAAGAAGCGTTAGCCAGGAGACGCCAGAGGATGCAGAACACACAGAAACTATAG